From a region of the Paenibacillus lutimineralis genome:
- a CDS encoding DMT family transporter produces MAWILLILAGFGEVLGVAGINKLNQRKDIVSFSLLFGGFILSFVLLSIAMESISMGTAYAIWTGIGTVGSALVGMILYGESREWRRILFIAMVLSAAVGLKLIA; encoded by the coding sequence ATGGCCTGGATCTTGCTTATATTGGCCGGGTTCGGAGAAGTGTTGGGAGTAGCTGGCATCAATAAGCTGAATCAGCGTAAGGACATCGTATCCTTCTCCCTTTTGTTCGGCGGTTTTATTCTTAGTTTTGTGCTCCTGTCTATTGCGATGGAGTCGATCTCCATGGGGACTGCTTACGCGATCTGGACCGGAATTGGTACGGTGGGCAGCGCGCTTGTCGGAATGATCCTCTACGGGGAATCCAGAGAATGGAGAAGGATACTGTTCATCGCTATGGTTCTGTCCGCAGCTGTCGGGTTGAAGCTGATCGCTTAA
- a CDS encoding DMT family transporter, with product MSRNWSLVFIAGLLEISWVIGLKHAGTALEWIGTAFSIVFSMYLLILSTRKLPVGTAYAVFTGIGTAGTVLTEMLIFNEPVKLAKILLILLLLAGVVGLKTITKEHEMKEEG from the coding sequence ATGAGCCGTAACTGGTCATTGGTATTTATTGCTGGATTGCTCGAGATTAGCTGGGTCATCGGACTGAAGCATGCAGGAACTGCTCTGGAATGGATTGGAACTGCGTTCTCGATCGTGTTTAGTATGTATCTGTTAATTCTGTCGACAAGGAAGCTGCCGGTAGGAACGGCGTATGCTGTATTTACAGGTATCGGAACTGCGGGTACCGTATTGACGGAGATGCTCATCTTCAATGAACCGGTCAAGCTGGCGAAAATTTTATTGATTCTGCTGCTGTTAGCCGGCGTAGTTGGTTTGAAGACGATTACGAAAGAGCATGAAATGAAGGAGGAGGGATAA
- the namA gene encoding NADPH dehydrogenase NamA produces MDRKLFSTFTIKNTTFRNRVVMSPMCMYSSPNKDGKVADWHLVHYPTRAVGGVGLIIVEATAVSPEGRISYRDLGIWDDEHIEGLQRLVSLIQQNGAKAGIQLAHAGRKADLEETILAPSAIPFATMKTPKAADLEEIQGIVHKFREAARRAKEAGFDVIEIHAAHGYLLNEFLSPLSNHREDEYGGNADNRYRLLGEVIEAIKQEWNGPLFVRISAEEYAEGGNHLEDYVSYVRKMKEQGVDLIDCSSGALVPAHIDIFPGYQVHLSEQIRHQADISTGAVGLITCPQHAEEIIGNGRADLVLLGRELLKDPYWTLHAAKELGVEIQPPKQYDRAF; encoded by the coding sequence ATGGACAGAAAGCTGTTCTCCACTTTTACGATCAAGAATACGACATTTAGAAATCGGGTCGTGATGTCCCCCATGTGCATGTACTCTTCACCGAATAAGGACGGTAAGGTCGCTGATTGGCATCTCGTCCACTACCCGACCCGTGCGGTTGGCGGCGTTGGTCTGATTATTGTCGAAGCTACCGCTGTATCGCCAGAAGGCCGCATCTCTTATAGAGACCTCGGCATCTGGGATGACGAGCATATCGAAGGGCTGCAAAGACTTGTATCCCTGATTCAGCAGAACGGGGCCAAAGCCGGAATCCAGCTTGCCCATGCAGGCCGTAAGGCTGATCTTGAGGAGACTATTCTTGCTCCATCAGCAATTCCGTTCGCTACAATGAAGACGCCAAAGGCCGCTGATCTCGAAGAGATTCAGGGGATCGTGCATAAATTCCGGGAGGCGGCTCGCCGTGCTAAAGAGGCTGGGTTCGATGTCATCGAAATTCACGCAGCTCATGGGTATTTGCTGAATGAATTCCTATCGCCTCTCTCCAATCACCGCGAGGACGAATACGGGGGTAATGCTGACAACCGTTATCGTCTACTCGGGGAAGTTATCGAAGCCATAAAACAGGAATGGAATGGCCCTCTATTCGTGCGCATCTCCGCCGAGGAATATGCTGAAGGCGGCAATCACCTTGAGGACTACGTCAGTTATGTCCGTAAAATGAAGGAACAAGGCGTTGATCTGATCGATTGCAGCTCAGGTGCCCTTGTACCAGCTCATATAGATATTTTCCCTGGCTATCAGGTGCATCTGTCGGAACAAATTCGTCATCAAGCCGATATCTCAACCGGCGCGGTAGGACTTATTACATGCCCGCAGCACGCAGAGGAGATTATCGGCAACGGCAGAGCCGATCTGGTCTTGCTTGGACGCGAACTGCTGAAGGACCCATATTGGACCTTACATGCAGCCAAAGAGCTAGGCGTTGAGATTCAGCCTCCGAAGCAGTATGATCGGGCGTTCTAA
- a CDS encoding futalosine hydrolase, whose translation MDRTQTVLNYRHILIMTAVEAEREAVLRGIAKAASEQSPSGQVKFDVQLCGVGPISAAAETAAYLAANPNYDLVLSAGIGGGFTERAEIGSIAIADSIIAADLGAETGDGFSSVDKLGFGSSSIPVASDLTEELTKSIQNAGWAVCSGPILTLSTVTGTQETTDDLKRRIPGAVAEAMEGYGAAFAAHRLNIPVMEIRTISNAVGPRNRELWRIGDALQALEQACYILSEVLQR comes from the coding sequence ATGGATAGAACTCAAACCGTGCTCAACTACAGGCACATCTTAATTATGACCGCAGTAGAGGCCGAGCGTGAGGCCGTACTGCGTGGCATTGCCAAGGCTGCGAGTGAGCAAAGTCCTTCAGGACAAGTAAAGTTTGATGTGCAGTTATGCGGGGTCGGCCCCATATCAGCGGCAGCAGAGACCGCCGCCTATTTGGCCGCCAATCCGAATTATGATCTCGTTCTTAGCGCCGGCATCGGCGGTGGCTTCACAGAACGCGCCGAGATCGGTTCGATCGCCATCGCCGATAGTATCATTGCTGCCGATCTGGGAGCCGAGACGGGGGATGGCTTCTCCAGTGTGGACAAGCTTGGCTTCGGTTCGTCAAGCATTCCGGTGGCTTCTGATCTCACTGAAGAGTTGACCAAGTCGATCCAGAATGCCGGGTGGGCGGTCTGCAGCGGGCCTATTCTAACCCTTTCCACTGTGACCGGAACTCAGGAAACTACCGATGATCTGAAGCGAAGAATTCCCGGAGCTGTGGCAGAAGCCATGGAAGGCTATGGTGCGGCATTTGCTGCTCACCGCCTGAACATCCCCGTCATGGAGATCCGGACGATATCCAATGCTGTAGGCCCGCGTAATCGTGAGCTATGGCGAATTGGCGACGCCCTGCAGGCACTTGAACAGGCCTGCTATATTTTATCGGAGGTATTGCAACGATGA